One window of the Chloroflexia bacterium SDU3-3 genome contains the following:
- a CDS encoding protein kinase, whose amino-acid sequence MSDLIGQTFGSYILESLIGSGPNGQVFRARQVRLNRPAAIKVLSARLSELPGSAQRFSAAMQRAANVRGAHIADIEDFGEQGGRLYTAMELYEDGSLRTFLQKRIGQREQRELAQALEIVRQAAEGLHAAHAAGFVHGHLRPENILTQRRTQGGAETWRGRVGDIGLLEAAGSALQVNLAYSTPEQTQGVALTPQSDIYALGVVLYEVATGYVPFAVKTLQDAQAKHGSAAPVPPRMVRQQIAPELEAVILRCLAKAPAQRFASAADLAQALAPVIRASSPAQTVQLQSVPTVQLPTEGQPTQQIAADPAPSDQQATVRANVPAAQQPTVMASNTPRVDLLDRQGAPVRGADLTGSGLTLGRATDSSIVLEHEQISRYHLRVDWNGQTTTITDLGSANGTLLDGLRLPANVPVPWAYDKLVQAGPFTLRLSPPFGAAQAQQPKPALDPLLQGMLGAAAAPQQQTTPPPAQTTQSFSAALAGPPLRLLLEQDQLTITPGQREVLGLSVVNNTDLPESVTITVEGAPGMWVGVPQQALQVPAHGRAPMTLTIGVPRDPESLAGDYQILVRARASSGETATARGRWAVLPFTASSLSLSPRKASGRRDAGYQLTVRNDSNQAESFLLSAEDDAQELLFSFSEDTVTLKPGEAATVMMMAEAQGRLLGGDDTFVFTVNAQAGSEKPAAATGQFTRKAAMPPAVPLVALLLLALAVVFFTLNRPSGGNSAGVATSTAVTTAQPSPTPLPSLTPTPEPGAPSFTVFDVSPRAVASGQPITITWEVANAQSVDLLVNGNVVANNLPISGSTQYLISGNTDITIKAVGGGKETVQTIQVLIATPVPPTATPVPEISPTPLASPTALPPTATPIPTATPEGAPTATPTSAPAPAKDVSLNDGATLAHWSSSTSDAVTFGKPNQGADAGGWAETQGLAQLEHSWVPVTGLLYTVPSAIDSGFIMGEFELNSIGQGQHFLAEVGFPSGTKNTTMQVQVIFNGEIIFDQQKTADGKLMTIDADLSGFAGQGGTLALHVENVENPGNVGLYWSNPRVATK is encoded by the coding sequence ATGTCGGACCTGATAGGCCAGACTTTTGGCAGCTATATACTCGAATCGCTGATCGGCAGCGGCCCCAACGGGCAGGTCTTCCGCGCCCGCCAGGTACGGCTCAACCGGCCCGCCGCGATCAAAGTGCTGAGCGCCCGGCTCTCCGAGCTGCCCGGCAGCGCCCAGCGGTTCAGCGCCGCCATGCAGCGCGCCGCCAACGTGCGCGGCGCGCACATCGCCGACATCGAGGATTTTGGCGAGCAGGGCGGGCGGCTCTACACCGCCATGGAGCTCTACGAGGATGGCTCGCTGCGCACCTTCCTTCAGAAGCGGATCGGCCAGCGCGAGCAGCGCGAGCTGGCCCAGGCCCTTGAGATCGTGCGGCAGGCCGCCGAGGGCCTGCACGCCGCCCACGCGGCGGGCTTCGTGCACGGCCACCTGCGCCCCGAGAACATCCTGACCCAGCGCCGCACCCAGGGCGGTGCCGAGACCTGGCGCGGGCGCGTGGGCGACATCGGCCTGCTGGAGGCGGCGGGCAGCGCGCTGCAGGTCAACCTGGCCTACAGCACCCCCGAGCAGACCCAGGGCGTGGCGCTCACGCCCCAGAGCGACATCTACGCGCTGGGCGTGGTGCTGTACGAGGTGGCCACCGGCTACGTGCCCTTCGCGGTGAAGACCCTGCAGGACGCGCAGGCCAAGCACGGCAGCGCCGCGCCCGTGCCGCCGCGCATGGTGCGCCAGCAGATCGCCCCCGAGCTAGAGGCGGTGATCCTGCGCTGCCTGGCCAAGGCCCCGGCCCAGCGCTTCGCCAGCGCCGCCGACCTGGCCCAGGCCCTCGCGCCCGTCATCCGCGCCAGCTCGCCCGCGCAGACGGTGCAGCTGCAGTCGGTGCCCACCGTGCAGCTGCCCACCGAGGGCCAGCCCACCCAGCAGATCGCCGCCGACCCCGCGCCCTCGGATCAGCAGGCCACTGTGCGGGCCAATGTGCCCGCCGCCCAGCAGCCCACCGTGATGGCCAGCAACACCCCGCGCGTCGACCTGCTCGACCGCCAGGGCGCGCCGGTGCGCGGGGCCGACCTCACCGGCAGCGGCCTGACGCTGGGCCGCGCCACCGACAGCTCGATCGTGCTTGAGCACGAGCAGATCTCGCGCTACCACCTGCGCGTGGACTGGAACGGCCAGACCACCACCATCACCGACCTTGGCTCGGCCAACGGCACGCTGCTCGACGGGCTGCGGCTTCCGGCCAATGTGCCCGTGCCCTGGGCCTACGACAAGCTGGTGCAGGCCGGGCCGTTCACGCTGCGGCTCTCGCCGCCCTTCGGCGCGGCCCAGGCCCAGCAGCCCAAGCCCGCGCTCGACCCGCTGCTGCAGGGCATGCTGGGCGCAGCCGCAGCGCCGCAGCAGCAGACCACCCCGCCCCCGGCCCAGACCACCCAGTCCTTCAGCGCCGCGCTCGCTGGCCCGCCGCTGCGGCTGCTGCTTGAGCAGGATCAGCTCACCATCACCCCCGGCCAGCGCGAGGTGCTGGGCCTGAGCGTGGTGAACAACACCGATCTGCCCGAGAGCGTCACGATCACGGTCGAGGGCGCGCCCGGCATGTGGGTGGGCGTGCCCCAGCAGGCTCTGCAGGTGCCCGCGCACGGGCGCGCGCCCATGACGCTCACTATCGGCGTGCCGCGCGACCCCGAGAGCCTGGCGGGCGACTACCAGATCCTGGTGCGCGCCCGCGCATCCTCGGGCGAGACGGCCACGGCGCGCGGGCGCTGGGCGGTGCTGCCCTTCACCGCATCCAGCCTCAGCCTCTCGCCCCGCAAGGCCAGCGGGCGGCGCGACGCGGGCTACCAGCTGACGGTGCGCAACGATAGCAACCAGGCCGAGAGCTTCCTGCTGAGCGCCGAGGACGACGCCCAGGAGCTGCTGTTCAGCTTCTCCGAGGATACCGTGACGCTGAAACCGGGCGAGGCCGCCACAGTGATGATGATGGCCGAGGCCCAGGGGCGGCTGCTCGGCGGCGACGACACCTTTGTCTTCACCGTCAACGCCCAGGCTGGCAGCGAGAAGCCAGCCGCCGCCACCGGCCAGTTCACCCGCAAGGCCGCCATGCCCCCGGCCGTGCCGCTGGTGGCGCTGCTGCTGCTGGCGCTGGCTGTGGTGTTCTTTACGCTCAACCGCCCCAGCGGCGGCAATTCGGCAGGCGTGGCCACCAGCACAGCTGTCACCACTGCGCAGCCATCGCCCACGCCGCTGCCCTCGCTCACACCCACGCCCGAGCCGGGCGCGCCCAGCTTCACGGTGTTTGACGTGAGCCCCAGAGCGGTGGCGTCAGGTCAGCCTATCACCATCACCTGGGAGGTCGCCAATGCGCAGAGCGTCGACTTGCTCGTCAATGGGAACGTGGTGGCAAACAATCTGCCCATCAGCGGCAGCACCCAGTACCTGATCAGCGGCAACACCGACATCACCATCAAGGCCGTGGGCGGCGGCAAAGAGACGGTGCAGACCATCCAGGTGCTGATCGCCACGCCGGTGCCGCCCACCGCCACGCCCGTACCGGAGATCTCGCCCACGCCGCTGGCCAGCCCTACGGCGCTGCCGCCCACCGCAACGCCCATCCCCACCGCCACGCCCGAGGGCGCGCCCACGGCCACGCCCACATCGGCCCCGGCCCCGGCCAAGGATGTGAGCCTAAACGACGGGGCCACCCTGGCCCACTGGTCGAGCAGCACATCCGATGCGGTGACCTTCGGCAAGCCCAACCAGGGCGCAGACGCAGGCGGCTGGGCCGAGACCCAGGGCCTGGCCCAGCTAGAGCACAGCTGGGTGCCCGTGACCGGGCTGCTCTACACGGTGCCCAGCGCCATCGACAGCGGGTTTATCATGGGCGAGTTCGAGCTGAACAGCATCGGCCAGGGCCAGCACTTCCTCGCCGAGGTGGGCTTCCCCAGCGGCACCAAGAACACCACCATGCAGGTGCAAGTGATCTTCAATGGCGAGATCATTTTCGACCAGCAGAAGACGGCGGACGGCAAGCTGATGACTATCGACGCCGATCTCTCGGGCTTCGCTGGCCAGGGCGGCACGCTGGCCCTGCATGTCGAAAATGTCGAGAACCCCGGCAATGTGGGGCTCTACTGGTCGAACCCGCGCGTGGCCACCAAGTAG
- a CDS encoding DUF3037 domain-containing protein has protein sequence MPERVPFDYSVIRVVPRIERGESVNAGVVLYCRSRRFLAARVGLVRARLLGVAPGADCEDIEAHLRAIPQICAGGRGTGPIGALPQPDRWHWLVAPRSTIIQPAPVHGGLCEDPATTLDRLFALYVGDQA, from the coding sequence GTGCCCGAGCGCGTGCCGTTTGACTATAGTGTGATCCGCGTGGTGCCCCGGATCGAGCGCGGCGAGAGCGTGAACGCGGGCGTGGTGCTCTACTGCCGCAGCCGCCGCTTTCTGGCGGCGCGGGTGGGGCTGGTGCGTGCCAGGCTGCTGGGCGTGGCCCCCGGGGCCGACTGCGAGGACATCGAGGCGCACCTGCGGGCCATCCCGCAGATCTGCGCGGGCGGGCGGGGCACTGGCCCGATCGGCGCGCTGCCGCAGCCCGACCGCTGGCACTGGCTGGTGGCCCCGCGCAGCACGATCATCCAGCCCGCGCCGGTGCACGGCGGGCTGTGCGAAGACCCGGCGACCACGCTGGATCGGCTGTTTGCCCTATACGTGGGCGATCAGGCCTAG
- a CDS encoding aminotransferase class I and II translates to MPLRTVAATRYVTPLREGGSLPGLIEADDDGMYVLKFRGAGQGLKALIAELVVGELGRALGLPVPELVFVDVDAALGRNEADFEIKDLIEKSAGLNLALDFLPGSLPYDPVVAPALDPQLASAVVWFDALTTNVDRTPRNTNMLLWHRQLWLIDHGAALYVHHSWDNWQQRSRLPFAQIKDHVLLPQATALAEADAALAPRLTPEVIDATLALVPDAWLAEDHAFASAGEARATYRTYLLGRLESPRLFAEEADRARARAV, encoded by the coding sequence ATGCCCCTGCGAACTGTAGCCGCCACGCGCTATGTCACCCCCCTGCGCGAGGGCGGATCGCTGCCCGGCCTGATCGAGGCCGACGACGACGGGATGTACGTGCTGAAGTTTCGCGGCGCGGGCCAGGGCCTCAAGGCGCTGATCGCCGAGCTGGTGGTGGGCGAGCTAGGCCGCGCGCTGGGCCTGCCCGTGCCCGAGCTGGTGTTTGTGGATGTCGACGCGGCCCTGGGGCGAAACGAGGCCGACTTCGAGATAAAAGACCTGATCGAGAAGAGCGCCGGGCTGAATCTGGCGCTGGATTTCTTGCCCGGCTCGCTGCCCTACGATCCGGTAGTGGCCCCCGCGCTGGATCCCCAGCTGGCCTCGGCGGTGGTGTGGTTCGACGCGCTGACCACGAATGTGGACCGCACGCCGCGCAACACCAACATGCTGCTGTGGCACCGCCAGCTCTGGCTGATCGACCACGGCGCGGCGCTGTATGTGCACCACTCGTGGGACAACTGGCAGCAGCGCAGCCGCCTGCCCTTCGCCCAGATTAAAGACCACGTGCTGCTGCCCCAGGCCACCGCGCTGGCCGAGGCCGACGCCGCGCTCGCGCCCCGGCTCACGCCGGAGGTGATCGACGCCACGCTGGCGCTAGTGCCCGACGCCTGGCTGGCCGAGGATCACGCCTTCGCCAGCGCGGGCGAGGCGCGGGCCACATACCGGACGTATCTGCTTGGTCGGCTGGAATCGCCGCGCCTGTTTGCTGAGGAGGCTGACCGTGCCCGAGCGCGTGCCGTTTGA
- a CDS encoding aldo/keto reductase, with amino-acid sequence MQYRRLGDAGMKVSAIALGGWINYGEGKVAEDAASATVRRAYEQGINFFDIADIYGNGESEKQMGVLLKDYPRHTLVISSKVFWPMSDDINDRGLSRKHIFESVEKSLRRLGTDYLDIYFCHRPDPETPIEETVRAMDDLVHQGKVLYWGTSEWSGEQIAEACAIADQRNLYAPKTEQPQYSMLYRERVEQEILPVTEPHGLGLVVWSPLGQGMLTGKYDDGLPADSRFAREGWAKERFMTEANIAKVRALRPIAEGLGVSRAQLALAWVLRQGGVSSAIIGATRPQQIDDNVAAAQVSLDAAALDAIEAALRD; translated from the coding sequence GTGCAGTACCGAAGGCTTGGCGACGCTGGCATGAAGGTGAGCGCGATCGCGCTGGGCGGCTGGATTAACTATGGCGAGGGCAAGGTTGCCGAGGATGCGGCCAGCGCCACGGTGCGCCGCGCCTATGAGCAGGGCATCAACTTCTTCGACATCGCCGACATCTACGGCAACGGCGAGTCGGAGAAGCAGATGGGCGTGCTGTTGAAGGACTACCCGCGCCATACCCTGGTGATCTCCAGCAAGGTGTTCTGGCCGATGAGCGACGACATCAACGACCGCGGCCTCTCGCGCAAGCACATCTTCGAGAGCGTGGAGAAGAGCCTACGGCGGCTGGGCACCGACTACCTGGACATTTACTTCTGCCATCGGCCCGACCCCGAGACGCCGATTGAGGAGACGGTGCGGGCGATGGATGACCTGGTGCACCAGGGCAAGGTGCTGTACTGGGGCACATCCGAGTGGAGCGGCGAGCAGATCGCCGAGGCCTGCGCCATCGCCGACCAGCGCAACCTGTACGCCCCCAAGACCGAGCAGCCGCAGTACTCGATGCTCTACCGCGAGCGGGTGGAGCAGGAGATCCTGCCCGTGACCGAGCCGCACGGCCTGGGGCTGGTGGTGTGGTCGCCGCTGGGCCAGGGCATGCTCACTGGGAAGTATGACGACGGCCTGCCCGCCGACTCGCGCTTTGCCCGCGAGGGCTGGGCCAAGGAGCGCTTCATGACCGAGGCCAACATTGCCAAGGTGCGGGCGCTCAGGCCGATAGCCGAGGGGCTGGGTGTGAGCCGCGCCCAGCTGGCGCTGGCCTGGGTGCTGCGGCAGGGCGGCGTGAGCAGCGCGATCATCGGGGCGACGCGCCCGCAGCAGATCGACGACAACGTGGCTGCCGCCCAGGTGTCGCTGGATGCCGCCGCGCTGGATGCGATCGAGGCGGCGCTGCGCGACTAG
- a CDS encoding ROK family protein, giving the protein MPLYGAIEAGGTKWVCAVGTGPDDIRDLVRFPTTTPEETLGQAVAFFSSMPDLAALGIGSFGPVDLHRSSPTYGYITTTPKPGWTNTEVAGVFARALGVPVAFDTDVNAAALGEHRWGAAQGLESCVYITVGTGIGGGVFVQGRLLHGLLHPEIGHMLLPRDPQRDPYTGACPYHGDCLEGLAAGPALLGRYGQRGETLPPDHPAWELEAHYLALACANLVLTLSPQRIILGGGVMHQPSMFPMLRAELLRVLGGYVRMPQIEQQIESYVVPPALGDRAGVLGALALAQQALA; this is encoded by the coding sequence ATGCCACTCTATGGAGCAATTGAGGCGGGCGGGACGAAGTGGGTGTGCGCGGTAGGGACCGGCCCGGATGATATCCGCGATCTTGTGCGGTTCCCCACCACCACCCCCGAGGAGACGCTGGGGCAGGCGGTCGCATTCTTTAGCTCGATGCCGGATCTCGCGGCGCTGGGCATCGGCTCGTTTGGCCCGGTGGATCTGCACCGCAGCTCGCCGACCTATGGCTATATTACCACCACGCCGAAGCCGGGGTGGACAAATACCGAGGTGGCCGGGGTGTTCGCGCGCGCGCTGGGCGTGCCGGTCGCCTTTGACACCGATGTGAATGCGGCGGCCCTGGGCGAGCATCGCTGGGGTGCGGCGCAGGGCTTGGAGTCGTGCGTGTACATCACGGTGGGCACTGGCATCGGCGGCGGGGTATTTGTGCAGGGGCGGCTGCTGCACGGGCTGCTGCACCCCGAGATCGGCCACATGCTGCTGCCCCGCGACCCCCAGCGCGACCCCTACACGGGCGCGTGCCCCTACCACGGCGACTGCCTTGAGGGTCTGGCGGCTGGCCCGGCGCTGCTGGGGCGCTATGGCCAGCGTGGCGAGACCCTGCCGCCGGACCACCCGGCCTGGGAGCTGGAGGCGCACTACCTGGCCCTGGCCTGCGCCAACCTGGTGCTGACCCTCTCGCCCCAGCGGATCATCCTAGGCGGCGGCGTGATGCACCAGCCGAGCATGTTCCCTATGCTGCGGGCCGAGCTGCTGCGGGTGCTGGGCGGCTATGTGCGCATGCCGCAGATCGAGCAGCAGATCGAGAGCTACGTGGTGCCGCCTGCGCTGGGCGACCGCGCGGGTGTGCTGGGCGCGCTGGCCCTGGCCCAGCAGGCCCTGGCCTAG
- a CDS encoding divalent metal cation transporter, whose translation MQAGSSYGYTLLWVITLSTAMLILLQHNAAHLGIVSGYCLSEAIYRYMPRWLAYPALGSAIIAAASTALAEIIGTAIALQLLFHLPLVIGSALTAIVAMVMVFTNSYARIERWIAAFVALVGVSFMIELLLVPTDWGQALVSSFNPQVPPSSMVLIMGVLGAVVMPHNLFLHSEIIQNQRVNQQGEATIRSRLRYEFLDTLFSMGIAWVINSSMLIVAADTFYRSGTTVTDLAQAAALLVPIAGPAAGLLFAVALLFAGLASSITASIAGGTIVSGLIGHHADKNNRITQVGIVLVMGVAWLATLFIQDTFQALILSQTLLSMQLPITVACLLYLTSSRRVMGEHRNHGIEATLLYLIGAVIVVLNIMLIVQNFRP comes from the coding sequence ATGCAGGCCGGTTCAAGCTACGGCTACACCCTGCTCTGGGTCATCACGCTCAGCACCGCCATGCTCATCCTGCTGCAGCACAACGCGGCCCACCTGGGCATCGTCAGCGGCTACTGCCTCTCCGAGGCGATCTACCGCTACATGCCGCGCTGGCTGGCCTACCCGGCGCTGGGCAGCGCCATCATCGCCGCCGCCTCCACCGCCCTGGCCGAGATCATCGGCACCGCGATAGCACTCCAGCTGCTGTTCCACCTGCCGCTGGTCATCGGCTCGGCGCTCACGGCGATTGTCGCCATGGTCATGGTCTTCACCAACTCATATGCGCGCATCGAACGCTGGATCGCGGCGTTCGTGGCGCTGGTGGGAGTCAGCTTCATGATCGAGCTGCTGCTGGTGCCCACCGACTGGGGCCAGGCGCTGGTCAGCTCGTTCAACCCGCAGGTGCCGCCCAGCAGCATGGTGCTGATCATGGGCGTGCTGGGCGCGGTGGTGATGCCGCACAATCTGTTCCTGCACTCAGAGATCATTCAGAACCAGCGCGTCAACCAGCAGGGCGAGGCCACCATCCGCAGCAGGCTGCGCTACGAGTTCCTCGACACCCTATTCTCGATGGGCATCGCCTGGGTCATCAACAGCTCGATGCTGATCGTGGCCGCCGACACCTTCTACCGCAGCGGCACCACCGTGACCGATCTGGCCCAGGCCGCCGCACTGCTGGTGCCGATCGCAGGCCCCGCCGCCGGGCTGCTGTTCGCGGTGGCCCTGCTGTTCGCAGGCCTCGCGTCCAGCATCACGGCATCGATCGCTGGCGGCACGATCGTCTCGGGCCTGATCGGCCATCACGCCGACAAGAACAACCGCATCACGCAGGTCGGCATCGTGCTGGTGATGGGCGTGGCGTGGCTGGCGACGCTGTTCATCCAAGATACCTTCCAGGCCCTCATTCTCTCGCAGACGCTCCTGAGCATGCAGCTGCCGATCACGGTGGCCTGCCTGCTCTACCTCACCTCATCGCGCCGCGTCATGGGCGAGCACCGCAACCACGGCATCGAGGCCACGCTGCTCTACCTGATCGGGGCGGTGATCGTGGTGCTCAATATCATGCTCA